The Acidimicrobiales bacterium genome includes a region encoding these proteins:
- a CDS encoding ATP-dependent Clp protease proteolytic subunit, whose product MTMPHLPNVPSVFTPNPVNEELAERLMERRIVRVAGPLDLLAVNDASARLMLLDATGDDPIDLVLSCPDGDLTAAMALADTVEILGVELRATCAGALGGVALMPYAVAPRRLAHEHATFQLVNPRHTVMGFARNLADAVEHELRFVGEFHKRFARATGHTVAEVEADFDRGRFLTAGQAVGYGLVDEIVRKGGSLERVHGD is encoded by the coding sequence ATGACCATGCCGCACCTGCCGAACGTGCCGTCGGTGTTCACCCCGAACCCGGTGAACGAGGAACTCGCCGAGCGGTTGATGGAGCGCCGCATCGTGCGTGTGGCCGGCCCGCTCGACTTGCTGGCGGTCAACGACGCATCGGCGCGCCTCATGCTGCTCGACGCCACGGGCGACGACCCGATCGACCTCGTGCTGTCGTGCCCCGACGGTGACCTTACGGCCGCGATGGCGCTGGCCGACACCGTCGAGATCCTCGGCGTCGAACTTCGCGCCACGTGCGCCGGGGCGCTCGGTGGCGTGGCGTTGATGCCCTACGCCGTGGCCCCGCGTCGCCTCGCCCACGAGCACGCCACGTTCCAGCTCGTCAACCCGCGCCACACGGTGATGGGGTTCGCCCGCAACCTCGCCGATGCCGTCGAGCACGAGCTGCGTTTCGTCGGCGAGTTCCACAAGCGTTTCGCCCGCGCCACGGGGCACACGGTGGCGGAGGTGGAGGCCGACTTCGACCGCGGCCGCTTCCTCACCGCCGGCCAAGCGGTGGGTTACGGCCTCGTCGACGAGAT